In the Quercus lobata isolate SW786 chromosome 5, ValleyOak3.0 Primary Assembly, whole genome shotgun sequence genome, one interval contains:
- the LOC115992895 gene encoding uncharacterized protein LOC115992895 encodes MKACLIILSVIVVFIVFEIFMERVRDRVLDVVIPMALMGVFVTALRFLFLTTFPRCIWLRWVIVVVLCAAFYFSFDNRALIHPRSRREDIVCRYNSYDLQWKEDYFKSEENYKKQSLEKIDLEKNLSILKNENDAFEKQCIEDKNRLTINSETQKMRASEELEFAKRKIQELERRC; translated from the exons ATGAAGGCGTGCCTCATCATCCTCTCTGTGATCGTTGTCTTCATCGTCTTTGAGATTTTCATGGAAAGAGTGAGGGATAGAGTTCTGGATGTAGTTATACCTATGGCTTTGATGGGTGTATTCGTGACTGCCCTACGCTTCCTCTTCCTCACCACATTTCCGAGGTGTATTTGGTTGCGGTGGGTGATTGTCGTCGTTCTCTGCGCCGCCTTCTACTTCTCTTTCGACAACCGCGCCTTGATTCACCCCCG GTCCAGGCGAGAAGACATCGTATGCCGCTACAATTCATATGATTTGCAGTGGAAAGAAGATTATTTTAAATCTGAAGAGAACTACAAAAAGCAATCGCTAGAAAAGATTGACTTAGAAAAAAACCTCTCAATACTAAAGAATG AAaatgatgcttttgaaaaacaATGTATTGAAGATAAGAATAGGCTGACTATAAATAGCGAGACTCAAAAGATGCGAGCTAGTGAAGAATTGGAGTTTGCAAAGCGGAAAATTCAAGAATTGGAGAGGCGGTGTTGA